In the Telopea speciosissima isolate NSW1024214 ecotype Mountain lineage chromosome 2, Tspe_v1, whole genome shotgun sequence genome, one interval contains:
- the LOC122652445 gene encoding probable E3 ubiquitin-protein ligase RHY1A, whose protein sequence is MAGMLPGVECARRRRIHQGGGWIESKCIAGNGRTRRSAFCLYTISSHETHLNAYSSLQRNTSKQSFQDEKLGGVAREAKERLDERLKSPKKPETKRQSSKESGKGSGSVVQLGDLPKEVFGLKKSSSSDAKRFRWAKLGWRALGQDECAVCLERFKAGETLLHLPCAHRFHSRCLVPWLESSSHCPCCRLRILI, encoded by the exons ATGGCTGGAATGCTCCCTGGTGTGGAATGTGCTCGAAGAAGGCGAATCCATCAAGGAGGAGGATGGATTGAGTCAAAGTGCATAGCGGGTAATGGTCGAACAAGGCGCTCAGCTTTCTGTCTTtatacaattagcagccatGAAACCCATCTCAATGCATACTCCTCACTG CAAAGAAACACATCAAAACAGAGTTTCCAGGATGAGAAACTGGGAGGAGTGGCTAGAGAAGCTAAGGAGAGACTGGATGAGAGGTTAAAGTCACCAAAAAAACCAGAAACTAAAAG GCAGAGCAGCAAAGAGAGTGGGAAGGGATCAGGTTCTGTTGTCCAGCTTGGAGATTTGCCAAAAGAGGTGTTCGGATTGAAGAAGAGTAGTAGCTCCGACGCCAAGAGATTCAGGTGGGCGAAGTTGGGGTGGAGGGCATTGGGTCAAGACGAGTGTGCAGTTTGCTTAGAACGGTTCAAGGCAGGGGAGACCCTTCTGCACCTGCCTTGTGCTCATAGGTTCCATTCCAGGTGCTTAGTGCCGTGGCTAGAAAGCAGCTCTCACTGCCCTTGTTGTAGATTGAGAATTTTAATTTAG